A single Marinitoga aeolica DNA region contains:
- the cas5b gene encoding type I-B CRISPR-associated protein Cas5b: MKAIKIKIEQETANYRIPTSFGLRETYPLPPYSTVIGMIHKLCDFKEYKEMQVSIAGEYYSKVNDLYTRYEFKPEMKFERGRHQLMVKGYGITQGIGTTEMLIDVKLMVHIVPKDENLIETIEKSLKYPREYPSLGRREDIAIIREVKVVECEEKELEEDIYTDFSYYIPIKKYKNIEFQNYTEGVKYVGTKYILNKNYVLENIGNNKNKKFIRKWNKIEVLYASNPIFYMYEKYIIDEEGDVLLLA; this comes from the coding sequence ATGAAGGCAATTAAGATAAAAATAGAACAAGAAACTGCCAATTATAGGATTCCTACAAGTTTTGGATTGAGGGAGACATATCCTCTTCCTCCTTATTCTACTGTGATAGGTATGATTCACAAGCTATGTGATTTTAAAGAATATAAAGAAATGCAAGTAAGTATTGCAGGTGAATATTATTCAAAAGTTAATGATTTATATACTAGATATGAATTTAAACCTGAAATGAAATTTGAAAGAGGAAGACATCAATTGATGGTAAAAGGATATGGAATAACTCAAGGAATAGGTACAACAGAAATGCTTATAGATGTCAAGTTAATGGTACACATAGTACCAAAAGATGAGAATTTGATTGAAACAATAGAAAAATCATTAAAGTATCCAAGAGAATATCCTTCTTTAGGAAGAAGAGAAGATATTGCTATTATTAGAGAAGTTAAAGTTGTTGAATGTGAAGAAAAAGAATTAGAAGAAGATATTTATACAGATTTTTCCTATTATATACCAATAAAAAAATATAAAAATATAGAATTTCAAAATTATACAGAAGGAGTAAAATATGTAGGAACCAAATATATCCTAAATAAAAATTATGTTTTAGAAAATATAGGAAATAATAAAAATAAGAAATTTATAAGAAAATGGAATAAAATAGAGGTATTATATGCATCTAATCCAATTTTTTATATGTATGAAAAATATATTATAGATGAAGAAGGAGACGTATTATTATTAGCTTGA
- the cas7i gene encoding type I-B CRISPR-associated protein Cas7/Cst2/DevR has protein sequence MDKKGLTLTIIFEAESANFGEGLGNVTTLKKLSRDGKQQTYISRQAIRYNIVNQLGYELSPVVAEGSGDKKVIQFDPEATIDKYPEIDFFGYMKTKKGEGSLTRDAKVRISHAISLEDFKGDLDFLTNKGLADRLNENMNIAQSEIHRSYYRYTINIDLDEIGVDKNEDIEIPNEEKSKRVQKLLDTIAFLYRDIKGRREDLKPLFAIGGVYDIKNPFFQNLVEVGNNKIKVEPLLAMLEYQEVKENTICGIVDGKFDNENEIKEKLNAISIPKLFENLKEKVREYYEGN, from the coding sequence ATGGATAAAAAAGGATTAACATTAACAATAATTTTTGAAGCTGAAAGTGCAAATTTTGGGGAAGGATTAGGTAATGTTACAACACTAAAAAAATTATCAAGGGATGGCAAACAACAGACCTATATATCCAGGCAAGCAATTAGATATAATATTGTTAATCAATTGGGGTACGAATTATCTCCGGTAGTAGCTGAGGGAAGTGGAGATAAAAAAGTTATACAATTTGATCCTGAAGCAACAATAGATAAATATCCTGAAATAGATTTTTTTGGATATATGAAAACGAAAAAAGGAGAAGGAAGTTTAACTAGAGATGCAAAAGTTAGAATATCACATGCTATATCTTTGGAAGATTTTAAGGGAGATCTTGATTTTTTAACAAATAAAGGACTAGCTGATAGATTGAATGAAAATATGAATATAGCTCAATCAGAAATACATAGATCATATTACAGATATACGATAAATATAGATTTAGACGAAATAGGTGTTGATAAAAATGAAGATATTGAAATACCTAATGAAGAAAAATCTAAAAGAGTTCAAAAGTTATTAGACACTATAGCCTTTTTATATAGGGATATTAAAGGAAGAAGAGAAGATTTAAAACCATTATTCGCAATTGGGGGAGTTTATGATATTAAAAATCCATTCTTTCAGAATTTGGTTGAAGTAGGAAATAATAAAATTAAAGTTGAACCATTGTTAGCAATGTTAGAATATCAAGAGGTAAAAGAAAATACAATATGCGGTATTGTTGATGGGAAATTTGACAATGAGAATGAGATTAAAGAAAAACTTAATGCAATTTCTATTCCAAAATTATTTGAAAATTTAAAAGAAAAGGTAAGGGAGTATTATGAAGGCAATTAA
- the cas8a1 gene encoding type I-B CRISPR-associated protein Cas8b1/Cst1 — protein MDKLKENYITLRLSDWLYNAGIVGLINILGEDNVRYRTYEENLDMEYDEIEIKIEAFENFEEKYFDYFINTYKNLNWHQLISYKEIIEQKIEQNQFSKEDIEIINKIIKSFKDNLKKASFKSAYNLIYKEINNFNFLEEIKKIKRMSKLSTPDEIRDNLLILKNILDFLEKPVSKKYIAAKNAMYSVIRNAWDGVSFLNPQTKEKDMYVDYKKYFLEPFLEYLKLENDEIKKYKYTCFSCNRPMKKLETNMSFLKNIGFDDARKPSNVWNFINDTYICPICKLVYSCIPAGFTYVYDKGLFVNLNHSVEDIYNINKRVMMETYNDSIKEYDKYMFSYKTLLSSIYENLNKTTKYEYSDIQIVKLENEKYYFNILSKKILLVLKESSKLLNELINNYYYPTKKGDYKDKVMLYEEAIFRITNNIELYDLINDLLRIKLSDKTNGYYSIRTINNLIKINLNYLSEVKDMKDFNESEVKQANYYGYLMRQYYLSKGSEHKLSGISYKLLNALKVNNKDSFMDTLLNCYLYVDKPVPKIIIEALDNNDIFKSVGYAYIAGLFGEYKKGDENNG, from the coding sequence ATGGATAAATTGAAAGAAAATTATATAACTTTAAGATTATCAGATTGGTTATATAATGCCGGAATAGTAGGATTGATTAATATATTAGGTGAAGATAATGTTAGGTATAGAACATATGAAGAAAATCTAGATATGGAATATGATGAAATAGAAATTAAAATTGAAGCTTTTGAAAACTTCGAAGAAAAATATTTTGATTATTTTATTAATACCTATAAGAATTTAAATTGGCATCAATTGATTTCATATAAAGAAATAATAGAACAAAAAATAGAACAAAATCAGTTTTCAAAAGAAGATATAGAAATAATAAATAAAATAATAAAGTCTTTTAAAGATAATCTCAAAAAAGCCAGTTTTAAAAGTGCATATAACTTAATATATAAAGAAATAAATAATTTTAATTTTTTGGAGGAAATAAAAAAAATAAAAAGGATGAGTAAATTGTCAACCCCTGATGAAATAAGAGATAATTTATTAATATTAAAAAATATTCTTGATTTCTTAGAAAAGCCTGTTTCAAAGAAATATATTGCAGCAAAAAATGCTATGTATTCTGTTATTAGAAATGCTTGGGATGGAGTGAGTTTTTTAAATCCTCAAACAAAAGAAAAAGATATGTATGTTGATTATAAAAAATACTTTTTAGAACCATTCTTAGAGTATTTAAAATTAGAAAATGATGAAATAAAAAAATATAAATACACATGTTTTTCTTGTAATAGACCAATGAAAAAACTGGAAACAAATATGTCTTTTTTAAAAAATATTGGCTTTGATGATGCGAGAAAACCGTCTAATGTATGGAATTTTATTAATGATACATATATATGCCCGATTTGTAAATTGGTTTATTCATGTATTCCAGCAGGATTTACTTATGTGTATGATAAGGGGCTTTTTGTTAATTTGAATCATTCAGTTGAAGATATTTATAATATAAACAAAAGAGTAATGATGGAAACCTACAATGATTCAATTAAGGAATATGATAAATATATGTTTTCATATAAAACATTATTAAGTAGTATATATGAAAACTTAAATAAAACAACAAAATATGAATATTCTGATATTCAAATAGTTAAGTTGGAAAATGAAAAATATTATTTTAATATATTATCGAAAAAGATTTTATTAGTGTTAAAAGAGTCATCAAAATTGTTGAATGAATTAATAAATAATTACTATTATCCAACTAAAAAAGGAGATTATAAAGATAAAGTAATGTTGTATGAGGAGGCTATTTTTAGAATAACAAATAATATAGAGTTATATGATTTAATAAATGATCTTTTAAGAATAAAACTTTCTGATAAAACAAATGGATATTATTCAATAAGAACTATAAATAACTTAATTAAAATAAATTTAAATTATTTAAGCGAGGTGAAAGATATGAAAGATTTTAATGAAAGTGAAGTTAAACAGGCTAATTATTATGGATATTTAATGAGACAGTATTATTTATCTAAAGGTAGCGAACACAAACTTTCTGGTATTTCATACAAGTTATTAAATGCATTAAAAGTAAATAATAAAGATAGCTTTATGGATACATTATTGAATTGTTATTTATATGTTGATAAGCCAGTTCCAAAAATAATTATAGAAGCCTTAGATAATAACGACATTTTCAAAAGTGTAGGATATGCCTATATAGCTGGATTATTTGGAGAATATAAGAAAGGGGATGAAAATAATGGATAA
- the cas6 gene encoding CRISPR-associated endoribonuclease Cas6: MRLKLIFNLKSNEIPKDYRRIFMSFIKKTLESYDKSIFEEYFRNKDPILKDYTFSVYFGKCKFEENIKIENENISMFLSTSSYKTGIHFYNAFINMKYKEFPIKNNILKLNNIIKLPEKNIYKNEIIIKTLSPIVIREHNKEKDKYYYFDEENAIDILKNNIKYQYSKLFKSENGELDIKVLDFKKTTILNYSKKIKSNLGILKIHGDKKILDFVYKSGIGSKRSSGFGMVDII, encoded by the coding sequence ATGAGATTAAAATTAATTTTCAATTTAAAATCAAATGAAATCCCTAAAGACTATAGACGTATATTTATGAGTTTTATAAAAAAAACACTGGAAAGCTATGATAAAAGCATATTTGAAGAGTACTTTAGAAATAAAGATCCCATATTAAAGGATTATACATTTTCAGTGTATTTTGGGAAATGTAAATTTGAAGAAAATATAAAAATTGAAAATGAAAATATATCAATGTTTTTATCAACCTCATCCTATAAAACAGGAATACATTTTTACAATGCTTTTATTAATATGAAATACAAAGAATTTCCGATAAAAAATAATATTTTGAAATTAAATAATATTATTAAATTACCAGAAAAAAATATATATAAAAATGAAATAATAATAAAAACATTATCTCCAATAGTTATTAGAGAACATAATAAAGAAAAAGATAAATATTATTATTTTGATGAGGAAAATGCTATAGATATTCTAAAAAATAACATTAAATATCAATATAGCAAATTGTTCAAAAGTGAAAATGGAGAATTAGATATTAAAGTATTAGATTTTAAAAAAACAACAATATTAAATTATAGTAAAAAAATTAAAAGTAATTTAGGTATTTTAAAAATACATGGAGATAAAAAAATATTAGACTTTGTATATAAATCTGGGATTGGTAGTAAAAGAAGTTCAGGGTTTGGAATGGTAGATATAATTTAG
- a CDS encoding DUF996 domain-containing protein: MNLKNAKIMAGVGAILELAGHFGLIGFILELIGIYKISETVKDKRIFNYILWPGIIIFIIYIGGFLIFTGSFFYSSPNMMFNNDEFFYETGHRFPNMFLMFIGFIVSLILPIIYQIKAYTLLGDYFGNDYFYKSAKFLKWGLILSIIIVGLLLIFIAEIFKIIGYFTLPDEYKLEKEGEEEWRVKNY; encoded by the coding sequence ATGAATTTAAAAAACGCAAAAATAATGGCAGGTGTAGGAGCAATTTTAGAATTAGCTGGGCATTTTGGTTTAATAGGTTTTATATTAGAACTTATAGGAATATATAAAATTAGCGAAACAGTAAAAGATAAAAGAATATTCAACTATATTCTATGGCCAGGGATAATAATATTTATAATTTATATAGGAGGGTTTTTAATATTTACAGGATCATTTTTTTACTCATCACCAAATATGATGTTTAACAATGATGAATTTTTTTATGAAACTGGTCATCGATTTCCAAATATGTTTTTGATGTTTATAGGTTTTATAGTTTCTTTAATACTTCCAATAATTTATCAAATAAAGGCTTACACATTATTAGGTGATTATTTTGGAAATGATTATTTTTATAAATCAGCAAAATTTCTAAAATGGGGTTTAATTCTTTCAATAATTATAGTGGGATTATTATTAATTTTTATAGCTGAGATTTTTAAGATTATAGGATATTTTACCTTACCAGACGAATATAAATTAGAAAAAGAAGGAGAAGAAGAATGGAGAGTTAAAAATTACTGA
- a CDS encoding acetyl-CoA C-acetyltransferase, whose protein sequence is MEKVYIVGAKRTAIGSFGGTLKDKKAAELGAEAIKAALEQAGVAPEQVDHTVAGNVLMAGQGMGPARQAAIYAGIPVEKPAYTVHMVCGSGMKAIMLAANEIKLGNAEIVVAAGMESMSNAPMLLPAKARFGLKFGNIEMIDHMVYDGLTDVFNQYHMGITAENLVEKYGLTREEQDEFAAISQQRAEKAIKEGKFKDEIVPIEIKTRKETKIFDTDEYPRFGTTKETLAKLRPAFKKDGTVTAGNSSGINDGASAMILASESAVKKYGLKPLAEIIAYEQGGVDPSIMGIGPVAAITNLVEKKGIKLEQMELLELNEAFAAQSIAVIKELSEKYGVTKEWFMERTNVNGGAIALGHPIGASGNRITVTLLYEMKKRNLEYGLASLCIGGGMGTAIVIKNI, encoded by the coding sequence ATGGAAAAAGTATATATAGTAGGAGCAAAAAGGACAGCAATAGGAAGTTTTGGAGGGACATTAAAAGATAAAAAAGCAGCAGAATTAGGAGCAGAAGCAATAAAAGCGGCATTAGAACAAGCAGGAGTAGCGCCAGAACAAGTAGATCACACAGTAGCAGGAAACGTATTAATGGCAGGACAAGGAATGGGACCAGCAAGACAAGCAGCGATATATGCAGGAATACCAGTAGAAAAACCAGCATACACAGTACATATGGTATGTGGAAGTGGAATGAAAGCAATAATGTTAGCAGCAAATGAAATAAAATTAGGAAATGCAGAAATAGTAGTAGCAGCAGGAATGGAAAGCATGTCAAACGCACCGATGTTACTACCAGCAAAAGCAAGATTTGGACTAAAATTTGGAAATATAGAAATGATAGATCACATGGTATATGATGGATTAACAGACGTATTCAATCAATATCACATGGGAATAACAGCAGAAAACTTAGTAGAAAAATATGGATTAACAAGAGAAGAACAAGATGAATTTGCAGCAATCAGTCAGCAAAGAGCAGAAAAAGCGATAAAAGAAGGGAAATTCAAAGACGAAATAGTACCAATAGAAATAAAAACAAGAAAAGAAACAAAAATATTTGACACAGACGAATATCCCAGATTTGGAACAACAAAAGAAACATTAGCGAAACTCAGACCAGCATTCAAAAAAGATGGGACAGTAACAGCAGGGAACTCATCAGGGATAAACGATGGAGCAAGTGCGATGATACTTGCATCAGAAAGTGCAGTAAAAAAATATGGACTAAAACCATTAGCAGAAATAATAGCATATGAACAAGGAGGAGTAGATCCAAGTATAATGGGAATAGGACCAGTAGCAGCGATAACAAACTTAGTAGAAAAAAAAGGAATAAAATTAGAACAAATGGAACTATTAGAATTAAACGAAGCATTTGCAGCACAATCAATAGCAGTAATAAAAGAACTCAGTGAAAAATATGGAGTAACAAAAGAATGGTTTATGGAAAGGACAAATGTAAATGGAGGAGCAATAGCATTAGGACATCCAATAGGAGCATCAGGAAACAGAATAACAGTAACATTATTATATGAAATGAAAAAGAGAAATTTAGAATATGGATTAGCATCATTATGTATTGGTGGAGGTATGGGTACTGCTATTGTTATTAAAAACATTTAA
- a CDS encoding beta-ketoacyl-ACP reductase, which yields MRMEGKVCIVTGGARGLGRAMVERFAEEGAKVVYACDLNEEGLKELESKYENVKGYKLSVTDRKAIAEFKEKVIAEEGKVDVLVNNAGITRDALIQKMTEEDWDMVIDVNLKGVFNMTQQFGPEMMKAGKGSIINISSVVGIYGNIGQTNYAATKGGVIAMTKTWAKEFARKGAQVRVNAIAPGFIKTPMTKDLPEKVIELVKSKTVLQRMGEAKEIANTALFLASDESSFITGQVISVDGGLVL from the coding sequence ATGAGAATGGAAGGGAAAGTATGTATAGTAACAGGAGGAGCAAGGGGATTAGGAAGAGCGATGGTAGAAAGATTTGCAGAAGAAGGAGCAAAAGTAGTATATGCATGTGATTTAAACGAAGAAGGATTAAAAGAATTAGAAAGCAAATATGAAAATGTAAAAGGATATAAATTAAGTGTAACAGATAGAAAAGCAATAGCAGAATTTAAAGAAAAAGTAATAGCAGAAGAAGGAAAAGTAGATGTATTAGTAAATAATGCAGGGATAACAAGAGATGCATTAATACAAAAAATGACAGAAGAAGATTGGGACATGGTAATAGATGTAAATTTAAAAGGAGTATTTAACATGACCCAACAATTTGGACCAGAAATGATGAAAGCAGGAAAAGGATCAATAATAAACATATCATCAGTAGTAGGGATATATGGAAACATAGGACAAACAAATTATGCAGCAACAAAAGGTGGAGTGATAGCAATGACAAAAACATGGGCGAAAGAATTTGCAAGAAAAGGAGCACAAGTAAGAGTAAATGCAATAGCACCAGGATTCATAAAAACACCAATGACAAAAGATTTACCAGAAAAAGTAATAGAATTAGTAAAAAGCAAAACAGTATTACAAAGAATGGGAGAAGCAAAAGAAATAGCAAACACAGCATTATTCCTCGCAAGTGATGAAAGTAGTTTCATAACAGGACAAGTAATAAGTGTAGATGGTGGATTAGTACTATAA
- the kamE gene encoding lysine 5,6-aminomutase subunit beta encodes MSGGLYSTEKKDFDKTLNLKAIKPYGDTMNDGKTQLSFTLPVPDGDEAVEAAKQLMKKMGFDEPMVVYHKELTTGFTFIIAYGSCTHTVDYTAIHVPKVESTTWSMEETDEFIKKNIGRKIRVIGASTGTDAHTVGIDAIMNMKGYAGHYGLERYEMFETLNMGSQVPNEEFVAKAIEFNADALLVSQTVTQKDIHIKNLTELVELLEAEGIRDKVILIAGGPRITHELVKELGYDAGFGANSYADDVASYIAQELYRRMQEENKTGGKEE; translated from the coding sequence ATGAGTGGAGGATTATATTCAACAGAAAAAAAAGATTTTGATAAAACATTAAATTTAAAAGCCATTAAACCATATGGCGATACAATGAATGATGGAAAAACTCAATTGAGTTTCACATTGCCTGTGCCAGATGGTGATGAAGCAGTAGAAGCAGCAAAACAATTAATGAAAAAAATGGGATTTGATGAACCGATGGTGGTATATCATAAAGAATTAACAACAGGTTTTACATTTATCATAGCTTATGGTAGCTGTACGCATACAGTAGACTATACAGCTATTCATGTGCCAAAAGTAGAATCAACAACATGGTCTATGGAAGAAACAGATGAGTTTATTAAGAAAAATATTGGAAGAAAAATAAGAGTAATAGGTGCAAGTACAGGTACAGATGCTCATACTGTTGGTATAGATGCGATAATGAACATGAAAGGATATGCAGGACATTATGGACTTGAAAGATATGAAATGTTCGAAACATTAAATATGGGAAGTCAGGTACCAAATGAAGAATTCGTAGCAAAAGCAATAGAATTTAATGCAGATGCATTGCTCGTTTCACAAACGGTAACTCAAAAAGATATTCATATAAAAAATCTTACAGAATTAGTAGAACTATTAGAAGCAGAAGGTATAAGAGACAAAGTAATATTAATTGCAGGCGGTCCAAGGATCACTCATGAATTAGTAAAAGAATTAGGATATGATGCAGGATTTGGTGCTAATAGTTATGCAGACGATGTTGCTTCATATATTGCACAAGAATTATATAGAAGAATGCAAGAAGAAAATAAAACAGGAGGGAAAGAGGAATGA
- the kamD gene encoding lysine 5,6-aminomutase subunit alpha yields the protein MSKLGLDFKKVEYARGLAKKIAEDVQNFVDKRSTVSVERTICRLLGIDGIDENEVPLPNIVVDHIKEKGLLEQGAAFLLGNAIIETGLAPQEIAEKIAKEEMDLSKIKVHSIEKVQEALTPFVDSMIKRIQDNRRKRNEYLEKLGEGPQPYLYVIVATGNIYEDVIQAQAAARQGADIIAVIRTTGQSLLDYVPYGPTTEGFGGTMATQENFRIMRKALDEVGEEVGRYIRLVNYASGLCMPEISAMGAMERLDVMLNDALYGILFRDINMKRTIIDQYFSRVINGFSGIIINTGEDNYLTTADAYEEAHTVLTSDLINEQLALMAGIPEEQMGLGHAFEMNPDLTNGFLYELAQAQMLREIFPKAPLKYMPPTKYMTGNIFKGHVQDALFNVVSIWTHQGIQLLGMLTEAIHTPFMSDRYLSIENARYIFNNLKNIGDEIEFKKDGIIQKRAQQVLDESIELLEKMVHDGLFVSLSKGTFANIKRPIDGGKGLDGVFEKGKNYFNPFIKKMLEAERP from the coding sequence ATGAGTAAATTAGGTTTAGATTTTAAAAAAGTTGAATACGCAAGAGGTTTAGCGAAAAAAATAGCTGAAGATGTACAGAATTTTGTGGATAAAAGATCAACAGTCTCTGTTGAAAGAACTATATGTAGATTATTAGGAATTGATGGAATAGATGAAAATGAAGTACCATTACCAAATATAGTAGTTGATCACATAAAAGAAAAAGGATTATTAGAACAAGGAGCAGCATTCCTATTAGGAAATGCAATAATTGAAACAGGATTAGCTCCACAAGAAATTGCGGAAAAAATAGCTAAAGAAGAAATGGATTTATCAAAAATAAAAGTTCATTCTATAGAAAAAGTTCAAGAAGCCTTAACTCCTTTTGTGGATAGTATGATAAAAAGAATTCAGGATAATAGAAGAAAAAGAAATGAATACTTAGAAAAATTAGGTGAAGGGCCACAACCATATTTATATGTAATAGTTGCTACAGGTAATATATATGAAGATGTTATTCAAGCACAAGCTGCTGCAAGACAGGGTGCAGATATTATAGCTGTTATAAGAACAACAGGACAAAGCTTATTAGATTACGTTCCATACGGTCCAACCACTGAAGGATTTGGCGGAACAATGGCGACACAAGAAAACTTTAGAATAATGAGAAAAGCATTAGATGAAGTTGGTGAAGAAGTTGGAAGATACATAAGATTGGTTAATTATGCATCAGGGTTATGTATGCCTGAAATATCAGCAATGGGTGCTATGGAAAGACTTGATGTAATGCTTAATGATGCATTGTATGGAATATTATTTAGAGATATAAATATGAAAAGAACAATAATAGACCAATATTTCTCAAGGGTTATAAATGGATTCTCAGGCATTATTATTAATACAGGTGAAGATAATTATTTAACAACAGCAGATGCATATGAAGAAGCGCATACAGTTCTTACTTCTGATTTAATAAATGAGCAATTAGCATTAATGGCTGGTATTCCTGAAGAGCAAATGGGTTTAGGTCATGCATTTGAAATGAATCCAGATCTTACCAATGGTTTCCTATATGAATTAGCTCAAGCTCAAATGTTAAGAGAAATATTCCCTAAAGCCCCATTAAAATACATGCCGCCTACCAAATATATGACAGGAAATATATTTAAAGGTCATGTACAGGATGCATTGTTTAATGTAGTGTCTATCTGGACACATCAGGGAATACAATTATTGGGTATGCTTACAGAAGCAATACATACTCCGTTTATGTCAGATAGATACTTATCAATAGAAAATGCAAGATATATCTTTAATAATTTAAAAAATATAGGTGATGAAATAGAATTCAAAAAAGATGGAATAATTCAAAAAAGAGCACAACAGGTATTAGATGAATCCATAGAATTATTAGAAAAAATGGTTCATGATGGATTATTTGTATCCTTATCAAAAGGGACATTTGCAAATATAAAAAGACCAATTGATGGTGGAAAAGGGTTAGATGGTGTATTTGAAAAAGGTAAAAATTACTTTAATCCATTTATTAAAAAGATGTTGGAGGCTGAAAGACCATGA
- the kamC gene encoding lysine 5,6-aminomutase reactivase ATPase KamC: MFEINYLLNKLEIITPLGQKKAKNLIFFIEENQIFKELNKIEETIEAIQYQKEKIEKIKNNLMYIKDITNTIEKLKGEYILDDIELYEIKYFSLYYEEIRKIIHFSYLKQPSLEKVIEILDPDNNKLPTFYIYDSYSEELAKIRKEKKKVTDEKKEELLLKEAEIEEKIREKLTQKLKKYINNLEHALRDIAELDFVLAKAKQTIEYGFTKPEFSDYISYHGLFNPVIKDRLEKENKQYQPVDIELFEGVTLITGANMTGKTVVLRTLALSQYLFQYGFYVPAKSAKLKVLKKIFLISGDYQSTLSGLSSYAAEMIKLDDILKYLKNNDNALILLDELARNTNPHEGKLIVKAVITILNELNSISLITTHFNNVADEKIRKLRIKGIKKERLKEKISPENITEIIDYSLIEDKKEIVPEEALTIAKLLNIDNKLIGTIEKLKKEENSNE, translated from the coding sequence ATGTTTGAAATAAATTATCTTTTAAATAAATTAGAGATAATAACCCCATTAGGTCAAAAAAAAGCAAAAAATCTGATTTTCTTTATAGAAGAAAATCAAATCTTTAAAGAGCTCAATAAAATAGAGGAAACAATAGAAGCTATTCAGTATCAAAAAGAAAAAATCGAAAAAATAAAAAACAATTTAATGTACATAAAAGATATAACGAATACAATAGAGAAATTAAAAGGAGAATATATATTAGATGATATTGAACTTTATGAAATAAAATATTTTTCATTATATTATGAAGAAATAAGAAAAATTATTCATTTTTCTTATTTAAAACAACCTTCTTTAGAAAAAGTAATAGAAATACTGGATCCAGATAATAACAAATTACCTACATTCTATATATATGATTCATATTCAGAAGAGTTAGCTAAAATAAGAAAAGAGAAAAAAAAAGTAACAGATGAAAAAAAAGAAGAATTACTTCTAAAAGAAGCAGAGATAGAAGAAAAAATCAGAGAAAAACTAACTCAAAAGTTAAAAAAATATATAAATAATCTTGAGCATGCATTAAGAGATATAGCAGAGTTAGATTTTGTATTGGCAAAAGCAAAGCAAACAATAGAATACGGCTTTACAAAACCTGAATTTTCCGATTACATAAGTTATCATGGATTATTTAATCCTGTAATAAAAGATAGATTAGAAAAAGAAAATAAACAATATCAACCAGTAGATATTGAATTATTTGAAGGGGTTACATTAATTACCGGTGCAAATATGACTGGTAAAACAGTAGTATTAAGGACATTAGCCTTATCACAATACTTATTTCAATATGGTTTTTATGTACCAGCGAAATCGGCAAAATTAAAAGTTTTAAAAAAGATATTCTTAATTTCTGGGGATTATCAATCAACATTAAGTGGATTATCATCATACGCTGCAGAAATGATAAAGTTAGATGATATATTGAAATATCTAAAAAATAACGATAATGCACTAATATTACTTGATGAATTAGCAAGAAATACAAATCCACATGAAGGGAAATTAATAGTAAAAGCTGTAATTACAATACTTAATGAATTAAATTCCATTTCTTTAATAACAACGCATTTTAATAATGTAGCAGATGAAAAAATAAGGAAATTAAGAATAAAAGGTATAAAAAAAGAGCGACTAAAAGAGAAAATATCACCAGAAAATATAACAGAAATTATAGATTATTCATTAATTGAAGATAAAAAAGAAATAGTTCCAGAAGAAGCATTGACAATAGCAAAACTATTAAACATAGATAATAAATTGATAGGTACAATAGAAAAGTTAAAAAAGGAGGAAAACTCTAATGAGTAA